The DNA segment TCTTACTTCAGACATTGGTAATTTAAACAAGTTATCAAGTTTGTAAGGACTTTTCTTTAAGTTCACGAATTACCACTTTACAGTTTATGCTTCGTGGATGACATACGCAGCTTTGTTTTTAAATTCTGTTCAGAATTCTGGTTGGTTGTGGTTTCAACGGTCCACTTCCAGACTCACTAGGATCTCTGCCCCAACTGAGCTACTTGTAAGTAATTTGAAAAGGGTATTTAGGTCATATGATATTAGAAAGATGAGAAGGCTCCCCTTATTTTTTTGTTCTGTAATTATTTGCAGGGCCTTGAATTCTAATGGCTTCACAGGACGAATTCCACCATCAATCGGGAAGCTTACTAAACTTTATTGGTTGGATATAGCTGATAACAAACTTAGTGGATCTATACCCGTTTCTGATGGACCCACCCCGGGCCTTGATTTGTTGGTCAATGCAAAGCACTTGTACGGTAGTTTCGGTATTTTCATTCAATTATCCTTATAGCAATTAAAGAATCTCAAATTATGGTTTTCTTTTGCATTTAATCGCAGTCACTTTGGAAAGAATCAACTCTCAGGTGAAATACCACCTCAGCTCTTTAGTTCAAAAATGACACTTAAACATGTGTATGTTATCGTAAACCTTGTTTGATTACCGATTTGAGATGTGATTGTTATCTTGGGTTGATTTAAAGTTAATTGAGCAGGCTATTTGAAGATAATCAGTTAACAGGCACCATTCCTTCGACATTAGGATTGGTTCAGACTCTCGAGGTCTTGTGAGTATCTTTCTTTGGCTATTTCATGCTGAAAACTACAAACATTTGTAGAGGTGGTAAATTTACCTCTAGTagtttatattaattaataacttAAACTTTGCATATGTAAAACAGGCGATTAGACAGAAATCAGTTAAGTGGAGATGTCCCGTCAAATATCAACAATCTCACGTTGATCAACCAGTTGTAAGTTGGCCAACATAGATcttcaaacaaaaaaaaagtaaTCATATTTATCCTGGTATTTGCATATTCTTAACTCACCAAGAAAACGTTTTACTTATTTTTTGTAGGTTTCTATCCAACAACAAATTGGATGGCCCGTTGCCCAATCTAACTGGCATGGCAGTCTTAAACTATTTGTAAGCGCCCAATGTTGTTTGGTTTTAATAATTTTACCATAAACTTATCAAGCAAATAATTGTTCTGCAAAACTTCATTGCAGGGACATGAGCAATAATTCTTTTATAGCTTCAAAAATTCCTCCATGGTTTTCATCCTTGCAGTCTCTAACAACATTGTACATTTCTCTTCCTCTTACATGATCAATCGTTCTACATTTCGTTTCATGATAAATATGGTACTTCTTCTGATATGAACCGGACATATTTTTTGTTGTATTAAAAGGATAATAATCTTAGAAATTGGACAAAGCTCCTTCGAAAGTTGACAAGCACACACACCCGATACTACAATATTTAACAAACTTACTAATGGTCTGCTTTTGAGATAGACTAACTCTTCCGCATGTAGAACGTTGTACATTGCTTTGAATTGTAAAATCATATCTTGGAAATTTTCTGCAGCACCTCAATTTACTTGTTGTTTGTTAATTTGAAATATCAGGATGATGCAAGAAATAGGGCTTCAAGGAGAAGTACCCGTTGAGTTTTTTAGCATTCCACAGCTCGACACTGTGTGAGTGGCATCGTTATTTATTTCATCGCATCATGTCACAGTTTCATTTTCTAAACTAAAAAATTTCCCATTTTTTACAGGGTACTAAGAGACAACAAGCTTAATGGCACCCTGGATTTTGGAGCTTCCTATAGCAACCATCTTCGGCTCATTGATATGAGCAATAATAACATTTTAGGCTTCACACAAAGAAGCGGATACCCTAAAAATCTCATGTATGCTTTATATGAATGACTACTTCTTTGCCCAAAAACATTTATGTATCACACAAAGAAGCGGATACCCTACAACTACTAATGCATTTGCGTTCTTTTTCAGACTGACCGGCAATCCAATTTGTACGGAAAATGCAAGAGAATCATTTTGTGAGCATTCCACAGAATCCAACTCCACATATTCAACACCACCCAACAATTGTATTCCTGCAACCTGTGGTTTGTATCAAGTTTCAAGCCCAAATTGTAAATGTTCATATCCATATACTGGAACCTTAGTTTTCCGCGCTCCTTCCATTTCTGATCTGGGCAATTCAACTATCTTTACATCCCTTCAGAGTTCCATGATGACTTCTTTTGAAATGCATAAGCTCCCAGTGGACTCGGTTTCACTGGGTAACCCCACCAAGAATGCAGATGACTACCTCGATTTAACCCTCAATATTTTTCCATCTGGTGATGAACGTTTCAATAGGACGGGAATTACGCGGATAGCATTTATGCTTAGCAACCAAACTTATAAACCTCCACACGCTTTTGGACCCTACTTTTTTATTGCCGACAACTATGATTCCTTTTCAGGTACATCTAAATTGTTTCCTCCCAACGAGTGTCTAATCTATGTTTCGAGTAACCACGAATCACTTGCTACTGCTTACAGGCGGACCCAAAAGAAGACATAAATCAATGAGCATTGGAGCTATTATTGGAG comes from the Helianthus annuus cultivar XRQ/B chromosome 4, HanXRQr2.0-SUNRISE, whole genome shotgun sequence genome and includes:
- the LOC110924907 gene encoding probable leucine-rich repeat receptor-like protein kinase At5g49770 isoform X2, translating into MDNLKNTPPSWVGSDPCEDKWDGITCTDSRVTSITLASINLSGEISGDIGQLSELQMLDLSYNKGLTGSLTSDIGNLNKLSSLILVGCGFNGPLPDSLGSLPQLSYLALNSNGFTGRIPPSIGKLTKLYWLDIADNKLSGSIPVSDGPTPGLDLLVNAKHFHFGKNQLSGEIPPQLFSSKMTLKHVLFEDNQLTGTIPSTLGLVQTLEVLRLDRNQLSGDVPSNINNLTLINQLFLSNNKLDGPLPNLTGMAVLNYLDMSNNSFIASKIPPWFSSLQSLTTLMMQEIGLQGEVPVEFFSIPQLDTVVLRDNKLNGTLDFGASYSNHLRLIDMSNNNILGFTQRSGYPKNLILTGNPICTENARESFCEHSTESNSTYSTPPNNCIPATCGLYQVSSPNCKCSYPYTGTLVFRAPSISDLGNSTIFTSLQSSMMTSFEMHKLPVDSVSLGNPTKNADDYLDLTLNIFPSGDERFNRTGITRIAFMLSNQTYKPPHAFGPYFFIADNYDSFSGGPKRRHKSMSIGAIIGVSVGGCVLVLFVVIAGIYAYHQKGRAERAIIKNSPFASWDPDKGSGGRPQLKGARSFTFEELKACTNNFSAAANVGSGGYGMVYRGSLPNGQLVAIKRAQHGSTQGGLEFKTEIELLSRVHHKNLVSLVGFCFDAGEQMLVYEFIVNGTLKDSLSGRTGIRLDWMRRLKITLGAARGLQYLHELADPPIIHRDVKSTNILLDERLNAKVSDFGLSKPLGEGDQTHVTTQVKGTMGYMDPEYYMTQQLTEKSDVYSFGIVMLELITARNPIEKGKYIVRQVKEAMDTEKDLHNLREVLDPILSLSTEQLQGLERFVDVALRCVQETGNRRPKMSDVVKEIENIMEMAGINPDAESTSTSESYEGKSKGNNHPYLNDFSYSGGLLPADLEAK